The Arachis ipaensis cultivar K30076 chromosome B07, Araip1.1, whole genome shotgun sequence genome includes a window with the following:
- the LOC107606286 gene encoding NADP-dependent malic enzyme, translating to MICLNRYSLLEPTTTRVVLGVRKLLAVMSSTLMNGGVEAAAGSGGGGVRDLYGEDRATEDQLITPWSFSVSSGCTLLRDPRYNKGLAFTERERDAHYLRGLLPPAVFNQELQEKRLMHNLRQYEVPLHRYMAMMDLQERNERLFYKILIDNVEELLPVVYTPTVGEACQKYGSIFRRPQGLYISLKEKGKILEVLKNWPEKNIQVIVVTDGERILGLGDLGCQGMGIPVGKLSLYTALGGVRPSSCLPITIDVGTNNEKLLNDEFYIGLRQKRATGKEYAELLDEFMRAVKQNYGEKVLIQFEDFANHNAFDLLAKYSSSHLVFNDDIQGTASVVLAGLLASLKLVRGTLADHTFLFLGAGEAGTGIAELIALEISKQTKAPVEETRKKIWLVDSKGLIVSSRLGSLQHFKKPWAHEHEPVKELVGAIKAIKPTVLIGSSGVGKTFTKEVIEAMASLNKKPLILALSNPTSQSECTAEEAYTWSKGQAIFASGSPFDHVEYEGKVFVPGQANNAYIFPGFGLGLIISGAIRVRDEMLLAASEALAAQVSQENYDKGLIYPPFSNIRKISAHIAANVAAKAYELGLASHLPRPKDLVKYAESCMYSPGYRNYR from the exons ATGATCTGCCTCAATAGATACAGTCTTCTGGAACCAACTACCACG AGGGTGGTGTTGGGAGTGAGAAAGTTGTTAGCAGTGATGTCAAGCACATTGATGAACGGTGGTGTTGAAGCTGCTgctggtagtggtggtggtggtgttagaGACTTGTATGGTGAAGACAGAGCCACGGAGGATCAGCTTATCACCCCTTGGTCCTTCTCTGTCTCAAG TGGCTGCACTTTGCTGCGCGATCCGCGCTACAACAAAGGCCTCGCCTTCACCGAGAGAGAAAGAGATGCTCATTACCTGCGAGGCCTTTTGCCACCAGCAGTATTCAATCAAGAACTTCAG GAGAAGAGGTTGATGCATAACCTTCGCCAGTATGAAGTTCCTCTGCATAGGTACATGGCCATGATGGATCTTCAG GAGAGGAATGAGAGGCTGTTTTACAAGATTCTGATTGATAACGTTGAGGAACTGCTTCCTGTTGTTTACACTCCAACAGTGGGAGAAGCCTGCCAGAAATATGGAAGCATTTTCCGTCGTCCGCAGGGTCTATACATCAGCTTGAAAGAGAA AGGTAAGATCCTTGAAGTACTGAAAAACTGGCCAGAGAAGAACATTCAAGTTATTGTTGTCACTGATGGCGAGCGTATATTAGGACTCGGAGATCTTGGCTGCCAG GGAATGGGGATTCCTGTTGGGAAGCTTTCGCTCTATACTGCATTGGGAGGGGTTCGCCCTTCATCA TGCTTGCCTATAACCATTGATGTTGGCACAAACAATGAGAAGTTGCTGAATGATGAGTTTTACATTGGTCTCAGACAAAAGCGTGCAACTGGGAAG GAATATGCTGAGCTTCTAGATGAGTTCATGCGCGCTGTTAAGCAGAACTATGGGGAGAAAGTTCTTATTCAG TTTGAAGACTTCGCGAATCATAATGCGTTCGATCTGCTTGCAAAATACAGTTCATCTCATCTTGTTTTCAATGATGATATTCAG GGTACAGCATCTGTGGTATTAGCAGGATTGCTTGCTTCTTTAAAATTAGTTAGGGGAACCTTAGCTGATCATACCTTCTTATTTTTGGGTGCTGGAGAG GCTGGAACTGGTATTGCAGAGTTGATAGCACTTGAAATATCAAAACAG ACAAAAGCTCCAGTGGAAGAAACCCGCAAGAAGATTTGGCTTGTCGACTCCAAG GGTCTTATTGTTAGCTCTCGCCTCGGATCGCTTCAGCACTTCAAAAAGCCTTGGGCACATGAGCATGAACCTGTAAAGGAGCTTGTTGGTGCTATCAAG GCAATCAAGCCAACAGTATTGATTGGATCATCTGGAGTAGGGAAGACATTTACCAAAGAAGTGATTGAAGCCATGGCATCATTGAATAAG AAACCGCTCATTCTTGCTCTCTCCAATCCAACATCTCAATCTGAGTGCACTGCTGAAGAAGCTTATACATGGAGCAAG GGTCAAGCAATCTTTGCTAGTGGTAGCCCATTTGATCATGTTGAATATGAAGGAAAAGTCTTTGTTCCTGGACAG GCCAACAATGCTTACATATTCCCTGGTTTCGGCTTGGGTTTGATCATCTCCGGTGCAATCCGCGTACGCGATGAGATGCTCTTGGCAGCCT CTGAAGCTTTGGCTGCACAAGTGTCACAGGAGAACTATGATAAAGGACTGATTTACCCTCCATTCTCAAATATCAGAAAGATATCAGCACATATTGCTGCTAATGTGGCAGCCAAGGCATATGAACTTG GTCTTGCTTCTCATCTACCTCGACCTAAGGATCTTGTCAAATATGCAGAAAGTTGCATGTACAGCCCAGGCTACAGAAACTACCGTTGA
- the LOC107607939 gene encoding protein FAR1-RELATED SEQUENCE 5-like yields MDANGGEAIGECGGGVSDVNEEMNAEEVGGDEVQEEHLPEGEPGFDLGADDILNQVWNSVEDAYEFYRRYGRVNGFGVRKGDSDKDSHGNVVRYRFFCNKEGLREIKHYNRIDRQRGHKAETRTGCKAMLSIYLEKSEQKWKVRKVVLDHNHDLAPVGMSYLIRSHHKMTDAAKAHIDGMHAYGIGTSKILGHMDGMSGGYSLLGFLKKDAYNYADKMRRSRIADGDANATLVYLEGKAAVDPMYVARYNLTKDERLGNMVWADGNSRSDFQCFGDVLAFDSTYRKNRYKRPVVIFSGSNNHKQTTIFGFGLLIDETVSSYTWMLQNLLEVMCQKKPCVVVTDGDKAMIKAVKSVLPEATHRLCAWHVEKNVTSNVKDERLRSLFKRWLYMDMEVNEFEEDWAAAIEEFGLQDSSWARHMHEKRKLWANAYLRDKFCAGFRTTSRCEGINAVVNKFSKSSHTILELVQNLELVVREYRNKEMLLQFNSIYTTPVMTTCLRSIEIAAASVYTREFFADVRKEIEGAGAVNLLTKKRCLNTTVYYLEEYEKPDVQVMAAFGRGTGKLNCQCFFWEKNGYPCRHMFFVMKAEHLREIPERLVL; encoded by the coding sequence ATGGATGCGAATGGAGGTGAGGCGATAGGGGAGTGCGGGGGTGGTGTAAGTGACGTGAACGAGGAGATGAATGCGGAAGAGGTTGGTGGTGatgaggttcaggaggaacattTGCCTGAAGGAGAACCAGGGTTTGACTTGGGCGCGGATGATATTTTGAACCAAGTTTGGAACAGTGTGGAAGATGCATATGAGTTTTATCGAAGGTATGGAAGAGTCAACGGATTTGGGGTACGGAAAGGGGACTCAGATAAAGATAGCCACGGTAATGTTGTGAGATATCGATTTTTTTGTAACAAGGAAGGATTGAGGGAAATCAAGCACTATAACAGGATTGATAGGCAGCGGGGACACAAAGCAGAAACACGGACTGGATGCAAAGCAATGCTGTCAATATACTTGGAGAAGAGTGAGCAGAAGTGGAAGGTTAGGAAGGTAGTACTGGATCACAACCATGACCTAGCACCTGTTGGGATGTCCTACCTGATTCGCAGTCATCACAAAATGACGGACGCGGCAAAGGCTCACATTGACGGGATGCATGCGTATGGAATTGGGACGTCGAAAATCTTGGGTCACATGGATGGTATGTCAGGTGGATACTCTTTGttaggatttttgaaaaaggatgcGTACAACTACGCGGACAAGATGAGGCGGTCACGAATAGCTGATGGTGATGCGAATGCAACGTTGGTTTACCTTGAGGGAAAGGCTGCTGTTGACCCTATGTATGTTGCACGCTACAACCTCACAAAAGATGAAAGGCTTGGTAACATGGTTTGGGCTGATGGGAATAGCCGGTCTGATTTTCAGTGTTTTGGAGATGTCTTAGCGTTTGACTCCACTTATAGAAAAAATAGATACAAACGTCCAGTAGTGATTTTTTCAGGCTCAAACAACCATAAGCAAACTACTATTTTTGGTTTTGGGTTGTTGATTGATGAAACAGTCTCGTCGTATACGTGGATGTTACAGAATTTGCTAGAGGTTATGTGCCAAAAGAAACCTTGTGTAGTTGTTACTGACGGGGACAAAGCAATGATAAAAGCTGTGAAGTCGGTTTTACCTGAGGCAACCCATCGTTTGTGTGCGTGGCATGTGGAAAAAAACGTGACATCAAATGTAAAAGACGAACGCCTCCGCAGTTTGTTCAAGCGTTGGTTGTACATGGACATGGAGGTTAATGAATTCGAAGAGGATTGGGCTGCAGCAATTGAAGAGTTTGGGCTGCAAGACAGTAGTTGGGCAAGGCACATGCATGAGAAGCGAAAGCTATGGGCAAACGCGTATTTGCGTGACAAGTTTTGCGCCGGATTCCGGACTACGTCGCGATGTGAGGGAATAAATGCTGTGGTTAACAAATTTTCGAAGTCAAGCCATACTATCCTCGAGTTAGTGCAAAATCTAGAGCTAGTCGTCCGTGAATATCGGAACAAAGAGATGTTGCTACAGTTTAACTCCATTTACACCACTCCGGTTATGACCACATGTTTGAGGTCAATAGAGATAGCTGCTGCTAGTGTTTATACTCGAGAGTTTTTCGCAGATGTTAGGAAAGAGATTGAAGGAGCTGGAGCAGTTAATCTACTTACGAAAAAACGGTGCTTGAATACAACCGTTTATTATCTAGAGGAATATGAGAAACCTGATGTTCAGGTAATGGCCGCCTTCGGGAGAGGTACTGGAAAACTCAACTGTCAATGCTTCTTTTGGGAAAAGAACGGGTACCCGTGCAGGCATATGTTCTTTGTGATGAAAGCAGAGCACCTGCGGGAAATACCTGAAAGATTGGTCCTGTGA
- the LOC107608492 gene encoding syntaxin-23-like: MLKEFQKAQCPAAERETAYTPFVPQAAPSSYTANEADANSGKTPEQRALLVESRRQEVLFLYNEIAFNEAIIEEREHGIQAIQQQIGEVNEIFKDLDVLVHEQGTMNGLVVISHPMV, from the exons ATGTTGAAAGAATTTCAGAAGGCACAGTGTCCTGCAGCAGAGAGGGAAACTGCTTACACCCCATTTGTTCCACAAGCTGCTCCATCTAG CTATACAGCTAATGAAGCAGATGCTAATTCTGGTAAGACTCCAGAACAGCGTGCCCTTCTTGTGGAATCCAGAAG GCAGGAGGTCTTGTTTTTATACAATGAGATTGCCTTCAATGAGGCTATCATTGAAGAAAGAGAGCATGGCATTCAAGCAATTCAGCAGCAAATTGGTGAAGTAAATGAAATTTTTAAAGACCTTGATGTGCTTGTGCATGAACAAGGAACTATGAATGGTTTAGTTGTTATTTCTCATCCTATGGTTTAG
- the LOC107606287 gene encoding protein cereblon has protein sequence MDLVDQDLLLEEDEVEQDYTYFLRQYLEEHLEDDDGDGVVHLAEPSLHTYLGEIEDTRHRTAFLDGDSVVNLPLFRLQGVVRFPGATLPLRVIEPRMVAAVERALSQVDVPYTIGVIRIHRDTANWRMKSASIGTTAEIRQYGRLQDGSLNVVTRGQQRFRLRRCWNDADGVPYGEIEIIEEGLPLKTPRDVFGELGPSSARSSGDKVTGKSYQEIRSNLNEAETKDSRIDSCSTSGNQSCIGEELNDSFENRYAYPSNKISTAFWPHWVYRMFDSHSLAQRAADMWRKIIGVPSMDNLVKKPDILSFYIASKIPVSESTRQELLDIDGIAYRLRKEIELLESIDIIQCKSCQTIIAKRSDMLVMSSEGPLGAYVNPGGYVHEIMTLHKANGLDLDGPPATEYSWFPGYAWTITRCASCRTQMGWLFTATTKKLKPRSFWGIRSCQVA, from the exons ATGGATCTGGTGGATCAGGACCTTTTGTTGGAAGAAGATGAGGTGGAACAAGACTACACCTACTTTCTTCGTCAATATTTGGAAGAGCACCTCGAGGATGACGATGGTGATGGTGTTGTTCACTTAGCTGAACCATCTTTGCACACATATCTCGGTg AAATTGAAGACACTCGCCACAGAACAGCTTTCTTGGATGGTGATTCTGTTGTGAACCTTCCTCTGTTTCGCCTTCAAG GAGTTGTACGCTTTCCCGGGGCTACTCTTCCCCTAAGAGTTATTGAACCTCGTATGGTGGCTGCTGTTGAGAGAGCTCTAAGTCAGGTCGATGTTCCTTACACCATCGGCGTG ATTCGAATTCACAGGGATACTGCAAATTGGAGGATGAAATCAGCTAGCATTGGGACAACTGCAGAG ATTCGACAATATGGACGTCTACAGGATGGTTCGTTGAATGTGGTGACCCGCGGACAACAACGATTTCGCCTAAGAAGGTGTTGGAATGATGCAGATGGAGTG CCTTATGGAGAGATTGAAATTATCGAGGAAGGTCTACCATTGAAAACACCAAGGGATGTGTTTGGGGAATTAGGACCATCATCGGCCAGGAGCAGTGGTGATAAAGTCACAGGGAAGTCATATCAGGAAATTAGATCAAATCTAAATGAAGCTGAAACAAAGGATTCAAGAATTGATAGCTGTTCAACTTCCGGAAATCAGTCATGCATAGGAGAAGAGCTTAATGACTCTTTTGAAAATAGATATGCCTACCCATCAAATAAAATATCAACGGCATTCTGGCCTCACTGGGTATATCGTATGTTTGACTCCCATTCGCTTGCACAAAGGGCTGCAG ATATGTGGAGGAAGATAATTGGCGTGCCTAGCATGGATAATCTCGTTAAGAAGCCTGatattttatcattttatatTGCTAGTAAAATACCTGTCTCTGAATCTACAAGGCAGGAGCTTTTGGACATTGATGGCATTGCATATAGATTGCGCAAGGAAATTGAATTACTAGAGAGTATTGATATTATCCAATGTAAAAGCTGCCAG ACTATAATTGCAAAACGAAGTGATATGTTGGTGATGTCAAGTGAGGGCCCTCTTGGTGCTTATGTGAACCCCGGTGGTTATGTACATGAAATAATGACTCTTCACAAGGCAAATGGCTTAGACCTCGACGGGCCACCGGCTACAGAATATAGTTGGTTTCCTGG GTATGCATGGACGATCACTCGTTGTGCCTCATGCAGAACTCAAATGGGGTGGCTTTTTACAGCCACCACCAAGAAACTGAAACCTAGGTCGTTTTGGGGGATACGAAGTTGTCAAGTTGCATAA